GGTCTGGGCTGGTTGAATGCTGGGAGTTGCCCGGCCATCTGTCTCAACAATGTTCAACCCTATGTTGTAGCTCATTACCTTATCTCCTCCTTCTCCATTTCATTCCCATTGCCATGCTCTTGACCGTAGATGGTGACTAGGGTCGTCACCGGCGGCTCGAGTAGTCTCTCCGGCCTTATTACCGGCAGCGTTATTACCAGATAAACAGCCGGTTTCCAGCGATATCCGGCGCCCATGGCGCCCCAGAATTCGGCCAGTTTGGGGAAGCCTTCCCCCGGCAGGATGGTAAACGGCAACGCGGCGTCAGCCAATACCCGGGGAAAGTCCGCGGGCACTGGGTCCGGATCGTAAACCTGGCGCGGCGTCAGCGACTCCGTCTCCAGGGCCGGCAGAAGGCCTGTCACCTCATATAACATGGTGTGCTCCTCCAGCGTCGGCTCCACCCCGTGAGCAATGTCAGGAGAGGTAAGGTCCCAGGCCGTGATCAGATAATGACAATCCACCCAACGCGGCGCCGGGATCTCGCTGACAACCCCGTTCCTGACCTCACGCAGGCCTTCGTTCGTCCGTTTGCCGTGATTTTCACGCAAATCCACCAGGTAGATATTGAGCGCGCGTTTATGTATGCCGCTCACATAATTGCGCCAGTTTTCGTCGGGCGGCTCGAAGCCGATCTGCTCCGTCTCCAGCTTGAGCTGTTTCTCGAATAATTTGCGTAGATATAGATTGAAATGGCGGATCACGCAATGTCCCTCTTTCTCCTGGTCTATAGCATCGATCGGATTGAGAGGCCGGTTTCTTCATCAGAGCCTCACCATGACGGCAACCCTAGACGGAGCCTCCATTCCTTGGTCATCTGCAGGCGGAGCAACTCGTCAATCCGGGCCTGGATGATTTGCATTATCTGTTTTTCCTTAGCTATTTGCTGCGCTAAATAAGCAGGATCCGCCTTGCCACCGCTTTCGGATTTGGCCCACTCCTCGTAGGATAAATCTCCGCGTGACTTATTGACCTTTTCACTTACCAACTCAAGGTTCTCAGGCATATTTTCGATTTCAAATTTGGCAGTTTCGCTATTGAGTTTTGCGAACCCCGGCAAGTCACGAATTTTACGAATAGGGAAGATATGATCTTCATTGATACTGGTAACGGTTTCGCCGGGAAACGCCGGATCAGGATCATCAACCTTGAGACTATTCTTTGTCAATGACGGCATGGCGCGGCGTCTAAAGGCGTCAGAATTCTCCCGGTGCGCCTTCCAATCTTTTTGCTCCCTCAGGTCGTGCATCTGCTCTTCCCGGCCGGGGGGCCTCTGCTTGCCGGGAGGATTGTATGGTTCATAAGCCGTATTCTCGACTTCTCCCGACTTGATCATTGCGCCGGCGGCAACTCGTTTCTTTGTAGCGAGTCCTGTTTGTTCGAGTTCGGCCTTCCTGGGCGTGCCCTTAACTTCGCCCTTTTTTGATCCGGGTTTTCTAAAATCACCTGCCGCCTTAGGC
This region of Pelotomaculum schinkii genomic DNA includes:
- a CDS encoding DUF4255 domain-containing protein, yielding MIRHFNLYLRKLFEKQLKLETEQIGFEPPDENWRNYVSGIHKRALNIYLVDLRENHGKRTNEGLREVRNGVVSEIPAPRWVDCHYLITAWDLTSPDIAHGVEPTLEEHTMLYEVTGLLPALETESLTPRQVYDPDPVPADFPRVLADAALPFTILPGEGFPKLAEFWGAMGAGYRWKPAVYLVITLPVIRPERLLEPPVTTLVTIYGQEHGNGNEMEKEEIR